From a region of the Paenibacillus sp. FSL R10-2734 genome:
- a CDS encoding glycoside hydrolase family 2 TIM barrel-domain containing protein: MNYNYHQDLNIVRMNTMPDRTYYIPCAPSNNSTSKENNERVFLLNGSWMFTYYPSFAEASLEGVSDNVLPVPSNWQMYGYDKHQYVNIDYPIPYNPPFVPKENPCGVYKRTFSVELTEEMQFYLNFEGVDSCHYVFLNGVFIGFSQVSHSTAEYDITPFLQDGENEIAVMVLKWCDGTYLEAQDKFRMSGIFRDVYLLQRPQHHVSHYVVQTSLQHESATVSFKFDDVGTALVKSVKILNAEGRAVAQGETCDDTLSLTLENPELWNAEQPYLYQMVLDTLQERIIDMIGIRTISAQGNVLLVNGQAIKFKGVNRHDSYPDTGYVASREQMVMDLQLMKQHNINAIRTSHYPNAPEFYHLCDEYGFYVIDEGDMETHGAWTSHGDRDDDWYALVHHDPRFETAIVDRVQRLVTRDINRPSVVIWSLGNESGLGVNTLAAVDAVRKLDSSRLVHYESKNFMPEDQGKFNFDILDVESYMYPDLEYTEKLAQECRKPLILCEFAHAMGNGPGSLSEYYDLFYRYDGFAGGFVWEWCDHAILQHDANGNAQYLYGGDFGEKLHDGNFCVDGLVYPDRTPHTGLLELKNCARPVHITRAGNRFSAENKLDFADLSDAVTIVWSLEQNGTKIAEGSIANFKLAPHAKAPLPLSLPPIDGARVYLKFEYLQRNAHPLIPAGTLLGFDQFDLSTEDMSVSLPVSHSAVTAEQTKTGWLVCGEAFSYHFNTALGTFDSCVINGIECFARPAEFDIYRAPTDNDMNEAGIASYSKRSWKSLELDAAYTYTYETSVEQSNTCVTITCPLSLVADRAAPFCNIQAVYNVYGSGVVEVSMHVSVRKDLAYLPRFGMRYFLTEDFQNCTYFGYGPQESYSDKHAGSYKSMFNATVPELFENYIYPQENGSHSGTEECTLSNANTTLKAFSTKPFSFCASEYTREELAATKHHFELQKSGCTVWNIDYAMTGVGSGSCGPYTIEQYRLAEKEFVFDYMFMPRRKL, encoded by the coding sequence ATGAATTATAATTACCACCAGGATTTAAATATCGTTCGTATGAACACGATGCCAGACCGGACTTATTACATTCCATGTGCACCCAGCAACAACTCCACATCGAAAGAAAATAATGAGCGTGTTTTTCTCTTGAACGGAAGCTGGATGTTTACGTATTATCCTTCCTTTGCGGAGGCTTCTCTGGAGGGTGTTTCAGACAATGTGCTCCCGGTTCCGTCCAACTGGCAAATGTACGGATACGATAAGCATCAGTATGTCAACATTGATTATCCGATACCGTATAATCCTCCCTTTGTTCCAAAAGAGAACCCATGCGGTGTTTATAAGCGCACCTTCTCCGTGGAGCTTACAGAGGAAATGCAGTTTTATTTGAATTTTGAAGGTGTGGATTCCTGTCATTATGTATTTCTCAACGGCGTATTTATAGGCTTCAGTCAGGTCTCACATTCCACTGCGGAATATGATATAACTCCGTTTTTGCAAGATGGTGAGAATGAAATCGCCGTTATGGTCTTAAAATGGTGCGACGGAACCTATCTGGAAGCGCAGGATAAATTCCGCATGTCGGGCATTTTCCGCGATGTATATCTACTGCAACGCCCGCAACATCATGTAAGCCATTATGTTGTACAAACGTCCTTACAACATGAAAGTGCCACGGTATCATTCAAGTTTGATGATGTCGGTACGGCACTGGTTAAATCCGTCAAAATCCTGAACGCCGAGGGCAGGGCCGTGGCACAGGGCGAAACATGCGACGATACGCTGAGCCTGACTTTAGAAAATCCTGAGCTTTGGAATGCCGAGCAGCCGTATTTATATCAGATGGTTCTTGATACCTTACAGGAGCGAATTATAGACATGATCGGAATTCGCACGATATCCGCACAGGGTAATGTGCTGCTTGTCAACGGTCAGGCGATCAAGTTCAAAGGTGTAAACCGTCACGACAGCTATCCCGATACCGGCTATGTGGCTTCGCGCGAGCAAATGGTAATGGATTTGCAGTTGATGAAGCAGCACAACATCAACGCCATTCGCACATCGCATTATCCAAATGCGCCGGAATTTTATCATTTATGCGATGAATACGGCTTTTATGTGATTGACGAGGGTGACATGGAAACACATGGCGCATGGACAAGTCATGGCGATCGCGATGATGACTGGTATGCGCTTGTCCATCACGATCCACGGTTTGAAACGGCGATTGTAGATCGTGTGCAGCGTCTAGTCACTCGCGATATCAACCGTCCTTCTGTAGTAATCTGGTCACTTGGCAACGAGAGTGGATTAGGAGTCAATACGTTAGCTGCTGTTGATGCTGTGCGGAAGCTAGACAGCTCACGTCTGGTTCATTATGAATCAAAAAACTTTATGCCTGAGGATCAGGGGAAATTCAACTTTGATATTCTGGATGTAGAAAGCTATATGTACCCTGATCTAGAATATACAGAAAAGCTGGCTCAGGAGTGCAGAAAGCCATTGATCTTGTGTGAGTTTGCCCATGCTATGGGCAATGGTCCTGGCAGTCTATCCGAATACTATGATTTGTTCTATCGTTATGATGGCTTTGCCGGAGGCTTTGTGTGGGAATGGTGTGATCATGCTATATTGCAGCATGATGCTAATGGCAACGCACAGTATCTTTATGGCGGGGATTTTGGAGAAAAGCTGCATGATGGGAATTTCTGTGTGGATGGATTGGTTTATCCCGACCGTACACCGCACACCGGATTGCTGGAGCTGAAGAATTGTGCTCGCCCTGTTCATATAACAAGAGCAGGGAATAGATTCTCTGCAGAAAACAAGCTGGACTTTGCAGACCTCTCCGATGCTGTTACCATCGTCTGGTCGTTGGAGCAAAACGGTACTAAAATTGCAGAAGGTAGCATTGCTAACTTCAAACTTGCCCCGCATGCAAAAGCACCATTACCGCTTTCGCTGCCACCAATAGATGGTGCTCGTGTTTATCTGAAGTTTGAATATCTGCAAAGAAACGCTCATCCGCTGATCCCAGCCGGAACATTACTTGGATTTGATCAGTTTGATCTTTCCACAGAAGACATGAGTGTGTCCTTGCCAGTATCGCACTCTGCCGTAACGGCTGAGCAAACCAAAACCGGATGGCTGGTGTGTGGAGAAGCATTTTCCTATCATTTTAATACTGCATTGGGCACGTTTGATTCGTGTGTGATAAACGGCATCGAGTGTTTTGCCAGACCAGCTGAGTTTGATATTTACCGCGCCCCTACTGATAACGATATGAATGAGGCTGGAATAGCTAGTTACAGTAAACGGTCATGGAAAAGCCTAGAACTGGATGCGGCTTATACCTATACTTACGAAACATCGGTAGAACAATCTAATACTTGTGTTACCATTACCTGCCCTCTATCACTTGTTGCAGATCGTGCTGCTCCTTTCTGCAATATTCAAGCAGTTTATAATGTGTATGGAAGCGGAGTTGTAGAAGTGTCTATGCATGTATCCGTACGTAAGGATCTGGCCTATCTACCGCGTTTTGGGATGCGCTATTTTCTAACCGAGGATTTTCAGAATTGTACCTATTTCGGCTATGGCCCACAAGAGAGCTATAGCGATAAACACGCTGGTAGTTATAAAAGTATGTTTAATGCAACCGTTCCTGAGCTTTTTGAAAACTATATTTATCCGCAGGAGAACGGCTCGCACTCCGGCACAGAAGAATGTACTCTCTCGAATGCGAATACAACACTTAAGGCATTCAGCACAAAGCCTTTCAGCTTCTGCGCCTCGGAGTATACACGAGAAGAACTAGCTGCGACAAAACATCATTTCGAACTGCAAAAAAGCGGCTGCACTGTCTGGAACATTGACTATGCGATGACGGGAGTCGGCTCTGGTAGCTGTGGTCCCTACACAATCGAGCAGTATCGTTTAGCTGAGAAAGAATTTGTGTTCGACTATATGTTTATGCCTAGAAGAAAACTTTAA
- a CDS encoding Gfo/Idh/MocA family oxidoreductase, which yields MLNIGVIGYGVRIDMLMDDLFALPYEVQIKAVADPDHERVQALMKKDGSKESMHQMGIDKIDGLLRSCEMNPDTITFYTDADEMLDNEKLDGVIVGTNCNTHTYFAKKVLDRNLPLFLEKPVATTLEDLKTLNECDAKATAPTVVSFPLRVTPLVQEVKRILDGGTIGKVEHVQAFNDVTYGFVYFHDWYRDESLSKGLFLQKATHDIDVINYLLGEEPVNVCAMKSKQIYKGDMPAGLRCSECDKMETCMDSTYNITHVRNDTPRNDYCGFAVDTGNEDSGSMIVKYESGMHVMYSQNFFARKGAGRRGARLYGYKGTVEFDFITNEIKIFDHMSDKVTTVRIDDQGSRHGGGDIVLMRNFVHLMQGRTTESVAPLKDGIRSALVCLQAKAFSESDQFYPVTL from the coding sequence GCGGATCGACATGCTGATGGATGATTTATTCGCGCTACCTTATGAAGTCCAGATCAAGGCAGTAGCAGATCCCGACCATGAGCGCGTGCAGGCTTTAATGAAGAAAGACGGCTCCAAAGAATCGATGCACCAAATGGGAATCGATAAAATCGACGGACTTTTGCGTAGCTGTGAGATGAATCCGGATACCATTACCTTTTATACGGATGCGGATGAAATGCTGGACAACGAAAAACTGGACGGCGTGATCGTAGGTACGAACTGCAACACGCATACTTATTTCGCCAAAAAGGTACTGGATCGCAATCTGCCGCTGTTTTTGGAAAAACCGGTGGCGACTACGCTGGAGGATTTGAAAACGCTCAACGAGTGCGATGCGAAAGCAACGGCTCCCACAGTTGTTTCCTTCCCCTTGCGAGTCACACCGCTGGTGCAGGAGGTCAAGCGTATTCTGGATGGCGGTACGATTGGTAAAGTAGAGCATGTACAGGCGTTTAACGATGTAACCTATGGCTTTGTATATTTCCATGACTGGTACCGAGATGAATCCCTTTCGAAAGGGCTCTTCTTGCAAAAGGCTACGCATGATATAGACGTCATCAACTATCTGCTGGGTGAAGAACCTGTGAACGTTTGTGCCATGAAATCCAAACAAATATATAAAGGCGACATGCCTGCCGGCCTTCGCTGCAGCGAATGTGACAAAATGGAAACCTGTATGGACAGCACTTACAATATCACTCATGTGCGCAATGACACTCCGCGTAACGACTATTGCGGCTTTGCGGTAGACACCGGTAACGAAGACTCCGGCAGCATGATTGTGAAATACGAAAGCGGCATGCACGTCATGTATTCGCAGAACTTCTTTGCCCGCAAAGGTGCCGGGCGGCGAGGTGCCAGACTGTACGGCTATAAAGGTACCGTGGAATTCGATTTTATTACGAATGAAATCAAGATATTTGACCATATGAGTGACAAAGTAACCACCGTGCGGATTGATGATCAAGGCTCGCGTCATGGCGGCGGTGATATTGTACTCATGCGGAATTTCGTACACCTGATGCAGGGCAGAACCACCGAATCTGTTGCCCCACTAAAGGACGGGATTCGCAGCGCCCTTGTATGTCTACAAGCCAAAGCGTTTTCCGAAAGTGATCAATTTTATCCTGTTACTTTATAA
- the sigK gene encoding RNA polymerase sporulation sigma factor SigK, which produces MPGFLSTIALLIKELTLLVSYVRNNAFPQPLSEQEESKYLGMMAEGDAKARNLLIEHNLRLVAHIVKKFDNTGEDMEDLISIGTIGLIKAIESYRPNKGTKLATFAARCIENEILMHLRSLKKTRKDVSLHDPIGTDKEGNEITLIDILGSEADDVIKEVDLKIEKSKIYRNLDILDDREKEVVVGRFGLDTGGEERTQREIAKELGISRSYVSRIEKRALMKLYHEFYKAKR; this is translated from the coding sequence TTGCCTGGATTCTTAAGTACGATCGCGTTGCTAATCAAAGAACTGACGTTGCTGGTATCTTACGTAAGGAACAACGCATTTCCACAGCCGCTCTCGGAGCAGGAGGAAAGCAAATACTTAGGCATGATGGCTGAAGGGGATGCTAAAGCCCGGAATTTGCTTATCGAGCACAATTTGAGACTTGTCGCCCATATAGTAAAAAAATTCGATAATACTGGAGAAGACATGGAGGATTTAATCTCCATCGGAACAATTGGCTTGATTAAAGCTATCGAAAGCTACCGCCCCAACAAAGGCACAAAACTGGCTACATTTGCGGCTCGTTGTATTGAAAACGAAATCCTAATGCACCTAAGATCGCTCAAAAAAACTCGTAAAGATGTATCTTTGCACGATCCAATTGGGACAGACAAGGAAGGTAATGAAATTACGCTTATCGATATCCTTGGCTCCGAAGCAGATGATGTCATTAAAGAGGTGGATCTGAAGATCGAGAAGAGCAAGATTTATCGAAACCTTGATATACTGGATGACCGGGAAAAGGAAGTTGTAGTGGGCAGGTTTGGTTTGGATACTGGTGGAGAAGAGAGAACTCAGCGGGAAATTGCTAAGGAGCTGGGGATCTCGCGGAGTTATGTTTCGCGGATAGAGAAGAGAGCACTCATGAAGCTGTATCATGAGTTTTATAAGGCGAAGCGGTGA
- a CDS encoding response regulator yields the protein MVNNLVVPYEVKGCFNPREAYDLMYINLYDLIISDIMMPEIDGFEFAETVRGINKTIPILFITARDDISSKQKGLRAGIDDYTVKPINMDEMVLRSL from the coding sequence ATGGTCAATAATCTTGTTGTCCCTTACGAAGTCAAAGGTTGTTTCAACCCGCGTGAGGCATATGATTTGATGTATATCAATCTGTACGACCTTATCATCTCAGACATTATGATGCCGGAGATTGATGGCTTTGAATTTGCAGAAACGGTGCGAGGGATTAACAAGACTATCCCTATTCTTTTTATAACCGCCCGGGATGATATTTCCTCGAAACAAAAAGGGTTACGCGCAGGCATTGACGATTACACGGTCAAGCCCATCAATATGGACGAAATGGTATTGCGTTCCCTGTGA
- a CDS encoding ClC family H(+)/Cl(-) exchange transporter — protein sequence MDKNDTRKLLDTWFNFKFRLLAGGIAVGLLSGIVVVLFRFVLEYALEHVLIFYHYQLEHLWLVPMWLILLAIAGWFTGMLVKYQPAISGSGIPQVKATLQNRLEMNWWKAVIAKFAGGAISIGAGLSLGREGPSIQIGALVAEGFSRVLRTTKTESHMLITCGASAGLAAAFNAPIAGVIFALEEVHMNFSPLVMIAALASSLVADFVSKEFFGMSPVFHFSNIGAIPLSQFYHLILLGILVGVMGMFFNKGIYGFQDLYKKITWLPAQFRPVIPFLLAGILGLCLPSVLGGGNNLINDLVAGPFSLKLLILILVVKFLFTLISYGSSAPGGIFLPMLVIGGIVGVIYCKLANGLMGSPVLSESSFLILAMAGYLTASLKAPITGIILITEMTGTFTNLLSTGVVCLVAYMTAEFFRSQPIYEVLLERFLHQGKTESQTKESGKIILEFPIHAGSLLDGISIKEYKWPAECLIVSVKRGSAEKLPHGDFVLLGGDYLTILTGERYASDVRESLHIAASESTWT from the coding sequence TTGGATAAAAATGATACCCGTAAATTGCTCGACACCTGGTTTAATTTTAAATTTAGGCTGTTGGCAGGTGGAATTGCAGTTGGATTATTGTCTGGAATTGTTGTTGTGTTATTTCGTTTTGTTCTGGAATATGCTTTGGAGCATGTCCTTATTTTTTATCATTATCAATTGGAACATCTATGGCTGGTGCCTATGTGGCTAATTCTGCTGGCAATCGCTGGATGGTTTACTGGTATGCTTGTTAAATATCAACCCGCTATTTCCGGAAGTGGTATTCCTCAAGTAAAAGCGACACTCCAGAATAGATTAGAAATGAATTGGTGGAAAGCAGTCATCGCCAAATTTGCCGGGGGTGCGATCAGCATTGGGGCAGGGCTGTCTCTAGGCAGAGAAGGTCCTTCTATTCAAATTGGAGCGCTGGTTGCGGAGGGTTTCAGCCGTGTATTGCGAACTACGAAGACAGAATCGCATATGCTGATTACCTGCGGAGCTAGTGCTGGACTTGCAGCGGCCTTCAATGCGCCGATCGCAGGTGTCATCTTTGCACTCGAAGAAGTACACATGAATTTTTCGCCATTGGTCATGATTGCCGCGCTGGCCTCATCGCTTGTGGCTGATTTTGTGTCTAAGGAATTTTTTGGCATGAGTCCGGTGTTTCATTTTTCCAATATTGGAGCCATTCCGCTTTCACAGTTCTATCATTTAATTCTTTTGGGCATTCTTGTAGGCGTCATGGGGATGTTTTTTAACAAAGGGATTTATGGATTTCAGGATTTATACAAAAAAATAACCTGGCTGCCAGCACAGTTTCGACCAGTGATTCCTTTTTTATTAGCTGGCATATTAGGGCTATGCCTACCTTCAGTGCTTGGTGGAGGAAACAATCTGATCAATGATCTGGTAGCAGGTCCCTTTTCATTAAAGCTTTTAATTCTTATTCTGGTTGTTAAATTTCTGTTCACCTTGATCAGTTATGGCTCATCCGCCCCTGGCGGCATATTCCTGCCTATGCTAGTGATTGGTGGAATCGTAGGTGTGATTTACTGTAAGCTTGCGAATGGCCTGATGGGCAGTCCTGTACTGAGCGAAAGCAGCTTTCTTATATTGGCGATGGCGGGATATCTTACTGCCAGTTTGAAGGCACCTATAACGGGAATTATATTAATCACTGAAATGACAGGAACATTCACGAACCTGCTGTCTACGGGCGTCGTTTGCCTTGTAGCGTATATGACCGCAGAGTTTTTTCGTTCGCAACCTATTTATGAGGTGCTGCTCGAGCGTTTCCTTCATCAAGGAAAGACGGAATCTCAAACCAAAGAATCCGGCAAGATTATTTTGGAGTTTCCAATACACGCTGGCTCGCTGTTAGATGGAATCTCCATCAAGGAATATAAGTGGCCTGCCGAATGTCTTATTGTATCTGTGAAGCGCGGCTCGGCGGAGAAACTTCCGCACGGTGATTTTGTTCTGCTTGGGGGAGATTATCTAACTATACTCACTGGTGAAAGATATGCCTCAGATGTTAGGGAATCTTTGCATATTGCCGCAAGCGAAAGTACATGGACATAA